The genomic interval TCTTGTCCGGATGTCGATTGGTATGGCTCGTAAACAAGGCCAGTTGGAGTGTTGTCACTGCGCAGGTGGGTCAATCTGAAGATTATTCCATGATGAGCTGGCTGATCGTTGATCATGGATACAGGCTCCTCCTATGGGGACGCTGTGGATACTCACCATCGTGCAACTGCCGTTAGGACGAGCCCTGCTGGCATTGATGTTTGTCGGCGGTTGGTTCTGGTACGCTGACCTCAAGTTTGCACCTTGATTTGATCGATACTTGTACACATCACACACCCCATGCATTCATTACAAGCAGAGTTGTTCATCACAGTGTCATGACTCTTATACAATCTAGTACAACCACATCTACAACCAGtattttcttcatcctttccacaAATCATCATACTCCACTGCTTGCAGTAGGTGTTCCCATCTGACTCTTCAACGGAGCTTTCCTCACGTACTTTCTCTTTGGCGCATTTGGATCTCTCGGAAGCTTCTTGACAGGTGGTGCGTTCGGATCTCTATTTAATTTCCAGCCCTTTTGAGGACCAggtttcttcctctctcccgGTGGCTTGGGTGGcctacccttcttcttcggcgcatcctctccttctccttctgccGGCCTCTTCTGCCTACCGACGCCGCCGGCCCCAGCAGCATCTGCGTCTCCAGTACCAGTAGGCACGCCGTGCTCGTTCAATCCAAGGTAATCGTTACCGACTTGATCGACAAGATCCTTGAGGGACGGATCAGCGACACGCCTGTGAGCCTTCAAAACATCGGCCATGTGGACCATATGGTCAAAACGCGCCAGGTACTTGTGAAGCATAGGCGTAGTAGCTAGGCGGTGCCGCACAACCTCACCAGAGAGAGGTACAGGCTGATGAGGTTGTGAAGGATTTGATCGGATAGGAGGCACTGGTCGACACTGACGAGTCACTCATCAGAGCCAAGAAACACACTATAACTGCAACGTTTGGCAATACTCACGAGATCCGATAGGAACTCGACAACCATGTCCTCCATATAATCAACAGTATCAATATCCGGATCGGCCACATCACCAGCACCATACATCAACTTTGCAACTGGTTCCACAGTATCAGGATTGTGGCTACAAAATATGCATTCAACAAACTTACTCTCATTACGCATAGTTCCCCTCAAGctatcttccttcttcttcttctctgccccCGCTCCTGATATACTGTCATTACCCACCTGTGAAGACGAAGTTGTCGGCGTTTGGGGCACCTTGCTTCTGGCGAAAACATCATCGTTTGATCTTTTCGGGACATTGATATTAGGTCGATATGGCGGTCTTGCAGATGCCTGAGAAGGATTTCCAGTTGAAGTGGGGACGGGCCTGGGAGTACCCGAAATCGAGGGTGGTGCGACTCCAGAGGGCCTAGCAGACGCAAGGTACTGAGCTGATAATGAAACTTGAGACATGGCGAATCGGGCCTGAAACTAAAGCTCGTGTCAACAGATGCATCGAATAATAATCCGTAAACAATGCAAAAAGGGAACAGAGAGGATCATAGAAGCCGGGTAAGCACGCTTGGCAACCCGTCACGACTCGTCCACACCACGCACCGCGGTCCGATCTCACTCAACAGAACGTCAAATGAGATCATCACGAAGCCCCAAGAGTCAAACCTAAACCTCGTCATCGCGCGAAGAGAGTACTCGTCTTTTCTCCAAAGATAATCAGACAGGCAACTCAACGGACTAGAGGTTAAGGATGAGCGGGCGAGACAAGAAGGACAGGCAACCAAATCAGAGAATGGATTTAGCTAAAATTGAATCATATCAAAGCGATCATGCGCCAAGGAGAGTTTGGACTGGCCATAAACTTACGTCTCCCATAAATTAAGTCAACTAGAGGTTCAAGTCAGCGCTCATTCCTCGCACGAGTTATCAAacaagatggagaaatGAAGAAGTTCAGATAAATGTTTTTGGTATATTGGGTTGTCGCTCACGAGCACTCGGTAGCAGAACTGAATAATTGTGTTCATCACAGAAGATAAGGGAatagaagaaagagagaagaggaaaagtaGATGAAAACCAGACTCACCAGTCGGATTATATCACGATCGTCACAGCAAAGGACTCGTGCTCAGTGGATTATTGAATGGAACTTGTTTTCATTGTCGTGAACAAAATAGtttgagagagaagattggagaagaaagagagaagagatagGTTTGGGAAACAGTTATTCAATTTGGCTGAGATGAGGGATGTAGACATAACTCCGAAACTCCGACGATGTGGCGATGGCCTGTATTGCCTGTTGCCACCGTTGTTTACATTTCGTTCCGCCATTTTGGGACATAATGCAAGATCTTCTACTCTGaacattttcttctttcactcTTCATCTCAAATCCGCTATCGATAAACTTCATCATGGGTGCCGATGGTGGATCAATCCCAGACAGACGAGATCTGGTTAAGACAAAGGGCAAGACAGAGCAAGCGGATAAGGAATCACTCAAAGCgctgttcttcctctgtgCTCTTAGCAAGGTATGCAAGTTTGTGGCTACTCGTTACGCAAGTGCTTATCAATATATGCAACAGAAACCCTTGAAAAAACCAGTGGTTATAGATCCTCTGGGAAAACTTTATAACAAGGACGATTTGATCGAGTACTTCCTCGACAAGTCCAAGTATGGCGATGGTGAACAGATTTGTGGACATTTAAAGGGTGTGAAGGTGAGCATGTTCTGATCTGTTGGAGTGCATGTAATCTTATGGGTATGTTAATAGGATCTCACCACTCTTAACCTTACCCCGAACCCCGATTTCACATTCTCGTCCGCTTCCGCCACCGTTACCACTTCTCGCGCCCCGTTCATCTgccctctttct from Cryptococcus neoformans var. neoformans B-3501A chromosome 9, whole genome shotgun sequence carries:
- a CDS encoding hypothetical protein (Match to EST gb|CF185840.1|CF185840) is translated as MSQVSLSAQYLASARPSGVAPPSISGTPRPVPTSTGNPSQASARPPYRPNINVPKRSNDDVFARSKVPQTPTTSSSQVGNDSISGAGAEKKKKEDSLRGTMRNEIAKLMYGAGDVADPDIDTVDYMEDMVVEFLSDLCRPVPPIRSNPSQPHQPVPLSGEVVRHRLATTPMLHKYLARFDHMVHMADVLKAHRRVADPSLKDLVDQVGNDYLGLNEHGVPTGTGDADAAGAGGVGRQKRPAEGEGEDAPKKKGRPPKPPGERKKPGPQKGWKLNRDPNAPPVKKLPRDPNAPKRKYVRKAPLKSQMGTPTASSGV